In Schizosaccharomyces osmophilus chromosome 2, complete sequence, the following proteins share a genomic window:
- the tim13 gene encoding Tim8-Tim13 mitochondrial intermembrane space protein transporter complex subunit Tim13 encodes MGIFGGNSGPTVSPEDKKNVFMKQIRQELAVAQAGELISKINESCFDKCVTQPGSSFSDNEKACVSKCMERYMDAWNVVSRTYISRMQNEQKNIQ; translated from the exons atggGAATTTTTGGTGGTAATAGTGGACCTACAGTGTCCCCAGAAGACaagaaaaatgtttttatgaAACAGATCCGTCAAGAGCTTGCTGTTGCTCAAGCTGGTGAATTGATCAGC AAAATCAACGAAAGCTGCTTTGACAAGTGCGTTACTCAACCAGGAAGCTCCTTCAGTGATAACGAAAAG GCTTGTGTTTCAAAGTGTATGGAACGTTACATGGACGCTTGGAACGTTGTTTCTCGAACTTACATTTCTCGTATGCAGAacgaacaaaaaaacattcaGTAG
- the alg8 gene encoding dolichyl pyrophosphate Glc1Man9GlcNAc2 alpha-1,3-glucosyltransferase Alg8 — protein MAGLSMLYNAAIASTFMKILLFPCYRSTDFEVHRNWLAITHSLPISQWYTSAISEWTLDYPPFFAYFEFVLSWIAKLLGFDAEMLNPYNLNYASPSVVIFQRSSVIVSELVLLWALREYVYSYPEINRGNAVLTAIDTFLSPGFLIIDHIHFQYNGFLFGLLIWSLILAKHNRLLLSAAVFTTLICFKHIFLYVAPAYFIYLLRVYCLSESGFRPQIFNTIKLGLTVSSIFLLAFGPWIYMGQIPQLFTRLFPFSRGLCHAYWAPNFWALYSFFDRVAYAFLPRLGYSFPEVPFTNAPTRGLVGDTMFSVLPNISPSFTFYLCLALQGCVLLKLFLRPTWRVFVGATTLCAWISFLFGWHVHEKAILIVIIPFSILSLIDRRYLEAFRPLAVAGYISLLPLLFTSQEAPIKYLFTGAWVAVLLHFDKNAPVPVKRVFLLNRVNLAYVAGFVPLFIYNSFLHNFIFGGRFEFLPLMLLSTYSAWGIFCAFISLSWLYFTDLK, from the exons ATGGCCGGGCTTTCAATGCTGTATAATGCAGCCATTGCAAGTACTTTTATGAaaatcttgctttttccatGCTATCGCTCGACCGACTTTGAGGTTCACAGAAACTGGCTAGCCATAACTCATTCATTACCCATTTCGCAATGGTACACTTCAGCAATTTCGGAGTGGACATTGGACTATCctcctttttttgcttattttgaatttgttctTTCCTGGATCGCGAAGTTACTCGGTTTTGACGCAGAAATGCTAAACCCATACAATTTGAATTATGCGTCTCCTTCAGTAGTAATATTTCAAAGAAGCTCAGTTATTGTTTCAGAGTTAGTACTTTTATGGGCCTTGCGCGAATATGTGTATTCATATCCTGAGATCAATAGGGGAAATGCTGTACTCACTGCGATAGACACATTTTTATCACCTGGATTTCTCATTATAGATCACATTCATTTCCAGTAtaatggttttctttttggattacTGATTTGGTCTCTAATTTTAGCCAAGCATAATCGATTGCTGCTGTCAGCTGCAGTCTTCACGACCCTCATCTGCTTCAAgcatatatttttatacGTTGCTCCGGCTTACTTTATATACCTTTTACGAGTGTATTGCTTGAGTGAATCCGGGTTCCGTCCGCAAATATTCAACACTATTAAGTTGGGGCTCACAGTTAGTAgtattttccttttagcATTTGGCCCTTGGATTTACATGGGACAAATTCCACAACTCTTTACTCGACTTTTCCCATTTTCTAGAGGTCTTTGCCATGCTTATTGGGCACCTAATTTCTGGGCACTTTACTCTTTCTTCGACAGAGTAGCTTATGCTTTCTTACCTCGCCTTGgatattcttttcctgAGGTACCTTTTACGAACGCTCCTACACGTGGGCTGGTTGGAGACACGATGTTTTCGGTCTTGCCAAATATTTCTCCctcttttactttttatttatgcCTGGCTTTGCAAGGTTGCGTACTTTTAAAGTTGTTTCTCCGTCCCACTTGGCGCGTTTTTGTTGGAGCCACCACTTTGTGCGCTTGGATTAGCTTTCTGTTTGGTTGGCATGTTCATGAAAAGGCAATCCTTATTGTCATCATTCCTTTCAG tattctttctttaatagACCGTCGTTACCTGGAAGCTTTCCGTCCATTAGCCGTTGCAGGATATATCTCTTTGCTTCCTTTGTTATTTACCTCTCAGGAAGCTCCCATCAAGTATCTTTTTACTGGCGCATGGGTCGCTgttcttttgcattttgataaaaatgCGCCCGTCCCTGTTAAAAGAGTATTTTTGCTCAATAGAGTTAATCTTGCTTATGTGGCTGGGtttgttcctttgtttatttacaactCATTTCTTCACAATTTCATATTTGGCGGGCGATTTGAGTTCTTGCCATTAATGCTTTTAAGTACGTATTCGGCTTGGGGAATTTTTTGTGCTTTTATCAGTCTCTCTTGGCTATATTTTACTGATTTGAAATAG
- the pnu1 gene encoding mitochondrial endodeoxyribonuclease Pnu1, which yields MSSKVLKSLGLLAVGTISGVSLAGLYIKTAQEPANAVELSRRSRTDPSVLPEDTKYDFDPAKFLQYGNPGPVADQRVAHGYMSVFDRRTRNPYYTVETITEELLEQRNGNRKFSEFRQDSNIPEMFQAKLLDYRGSGYDRGHQTPAADCKFSQEAMDDTFLLSNMCPQVGEGFNRNYWAYLEDWCRSLTKKYESVTIMTGPLYLPQKNERGQWEVRYRMVGNPPNVAVPTHFFKVVIAKEKGKDSMKPVVGAFVLPNKPIADNFPLKNFAVPVEVVERSSGLEILQKVSKGNRKELCKQIECNLNTKAFLEEIQRKQRRS from the exons ATGTCAAGCAAGGTTTTAAAATCTCTCGGCCTGCTTGCGGTAGGTACAATATCGGGTGTTTCTTTGGCAGGCTTGTACATTAAAACTGCACAAGAACCCGCGAATGCTGTTGAGCTTTCTCGTAGATCGAGAACAGATCCTTCGGTACTTCCAGAAGATACGAAATACGACTTTGATCCCGCAAAGTTTTTACAGTATGGAAACCCTGGGCCCGTAGCTGATCAAAGAGTCGCTCATGGATATATGTCTGTGTTTGATAGAAGAACACGCAACCCTTATTAT ACTGTCGAAACGATTACAGAAGAATTGTTAGagcaaagaaatggaaaccGCAAATTCTCAGAGTTCCGTCAAGATTCGAATATTCCTGAAATGTTTCAGGCTAAGCTGTTAGATTACAGAGGCAGCGGTTACGATCGTGGTCATCAAACTCCTGCAGCAGACTGTAAATTCTCTCAGGAAGCTATGGATGACACATTTTTATTGTCGAATATGTGTCCTCAAGTTGGTGAGGGATTCAACAGAAACT ACTGGGCATATCTCGAAGATTGGTGTAGATCCCTTACCAAAAAGTACGAATCTGTTACCATCATGACGGGACCATTATACCTTCCACAGAAGAACGAGAGAGGACAATGGGAAGTCCGTTATCGGATGGTAGGAAACCCACCAAATGTAGCTGTTCCtactcattttttcaaagtcgTTATTGCTAAAGAAAAGGGTAAAGACAGCATGAAGCCTGTTGTTGGTGCCTTCGTTCTTCCCAATAAGCCTATCGCCGACAACTTCcctttgaaaaactttgcAGTCCCCGTAGAAGTAGTTGAACGCTCCAGTGGGTTGGAGATTCTCCAAAAGGTTTCCAAAGGTAACCGAAAAGAGCTTTGCAAGCAAATCGAATGCAACCTCAATACCAAAGCATTCCTTGAAGAAATCCAGCGGAAGCAACGTAGATCTTAA